One Cystobacter ferrugineus genomic window, GCGTCGTCGGCCTGCATCAGGCGGGCATCCCGGACGAGATCGAGCCCAGCTTCAATGTCCGGTTCATGGGCATCAACGAGAAGGCGATCATCTCATACCTCGTCAGCACCTACTTCTCCGCGGCCGTGCTGGTCCCCGACGCGCTGGGCATCCTGGAGAGCGTCGAGATCGGCCGCGCCCACGAGTAGGCGATTCATCCACAGCTCAGACACGATCCAAGGGACACCTCATGGCGAATACGACGAATCCGGCGGGCGGTGGCGACGCGGAGCAACAGCAGTTGAGTCTGGCGACGGCCGCTGCCCGCCAGTTGGCGACGACGACCAAGTCACAGCCACAGATGGAGGAAATCACTCCCCGGTGGCTGCTGCGGATATTGCCCTGGGTCGAGGTGTCCGGCGTGTATCGCGTCAACCGCCGGTTGACCTATACGGCGGGTGATGACCGCCTCCAGTTCAGCAACATCGGCGCCAAGGTGCAGATCATTCCCCAGGAGCTGAACAAGCTGCCGCTGCTGCGCGGCTTCGAGGACGTCGACAACCTGGTGGTGGGAACCCTGGCCAACCACTTCGTCCAGAAGGAGTTCAAGGCCGGTGAGCTCATCGTCGAGGCGGGCCAGCCCGCCGAACACGTGGTCCTGCTCGCCCATGGCAAGGCCCACAAGCTGGGCTTGGGCAAGTATGGCGATCAAGTCATCCTCGACTCACTGGCCGACGGCGACCACTTCGGGGATGAGGCCGTGGTGGAGTCGAACGACCGGTGGCCCTTCACGGTCAAGGCCATCACCCCCTGCATCGTGATGATGCTGCCGCAGCGGGTGTTCGAGACGGTGATCAACCAATCCCCCGTCCTGAACGCGCACGTCGAGCGCTACAAGGCGCGCTTGAAGAAGCCTCAGGACAAGCAGGGGCAGGCAGCCATCGAGCTGTCCGCGGGCCACCACGGCGAGCCGACGCTTCCCCAGACGTTCGTCGACTACGAACTCAAGCCCCGCGAGTACGAGCTGAGCGTGGCCCAGACCATTCTCCGGGTGCACACCCGCGTGTCGGATCTGTTCAACGATCCGATGAACCAGGTGGCGGAGCAGCTCCGGTTGACCGTGGAGGCCATCCGCGAGCGGCAGGAATACGAGATGATCAACAACCGGGAGTTCGGGCTACTGCACAACGCCGACCTCAAGCAGCGCATCAATCCCCGCAGCGGGCCTCCCACTCCGGACGATCTGGACGAGCTGATCAGCCGGCGCAGGAAGTCTCGCTTCCTCCTGGCCCACCCGCGCACCATCGCCGCGTTCAGCCAGGAGTGCAACCGCCGTGGCATCTACCCGACGTGTGTCGAGGTGCAGGGCAGACCGGTCATCGGCTGGCGCGGTGTTCCCCTCCTGCCCTGCGACAAGATTCCCATCACCAAGGAGCGCACCAGCTCCATCATCGTGATGCGCACGGGAGTGGACGATCAAGGCGTCGTCGGCCTGCACCAGACCGGCATCCCGGACGAGCTCCAACCCAGCCTCTCGGCCCGGCGCATGGAGGTCAACGACAAGGCCATCACGTCCTATCTCGTCAGCGCCTACTACTCGGTGGCGCCCCTCGTCCCCGACGCGCTCGGAGTGCTCGAGAACGTCCAGCTCGGGCGCTGAATTCTCCCGTCGAGCGGACGCGGGAATCCCCCGCGTCCGCCCCCCGCCCTCGTTCCGGGCGCGTCCCTCACCTCCGCCGGTCGGGCGCCATCGCGCCCGCGAGGAGCAGGTCGACCAACTGAACGAGAAAGCCCTCGTCGATCTCCTGGCGCTCCATGAAGAGCCGATGCTGGAGCGCACCCGCGAGGGTTTTGAAGATCAGCACGCAGTCGAAGCCTGGCGCGAACTCGCCCCGTGCCTTCGCGGCCTCGATGACCGGCAGCGGTAAGGCATCCATCGATTCACGCAACTGCTGGGCGATGTCCGTGAACTCCGGGTTGCGCTCCTCGGCGATGAGGATGCGCCGGAGCGCCTGCCCTTGCGCTGAACCCATGACCTCGGCCATGTGGCGCCCCGTCTCCAGCAGATCACCCCGGAGCGAGCCCGTGTTCGGCGGAACGATCCGCTCGGCGGTGACCGACCGGAGCGCCGCCGCCACCAGCTCCTGCTTCGTCGGCCAGCGCCGGTAGATGGTGGTCTTGTTGACCCCGGCACGCGCGGCCACGTCCTCGATCCGCAGAGCACCGTAGCCCACGGAGGCAAGCTCCTCGAGCGTGGCCTCGAGAATGCCTCGCACCACGGGTTCCCCGCGCACGAGAATTCGCTTTTTGCAAGCTTTTCGTTTTGCTCCCACTTGACCGCTCACTCGGTGACCACTGCACCACACCGCTCCACCTTCGGCAACCCTGGTTTCCAAGAGGTTGAGACATCGCAACTTCGAGTTGCGATGCATCAGTGGGGAGTCTATATCCATCGCAACTGGAAGTTGCGGTTTATCGCGTGCAACGCGCGATTCATCCCTCCCCCTGATTCCAAGACGGAACGAGCATGACCTCGACGACTGATGCTTCCCGAAAGCCCGCGACATTCCTGCTGACGAGCACGACCGCGCCAGGACACTTCCTGCGTGTTCTCGACCTCGCACAGCAGCTCACCTCCCGGGGCCACCGGGTGCTGTTCAAGGCGAAGGCCACCATGGCGGCCGAGGTGAAGGCTGCTGGAGCCGAGCACCTGCCCTACGAGCACGTGCTCGATATCCAGGACCTCGGGACGCTCTTCCCGCACGCCAGCCTGCCGGCCTGGATGCCGACGATTCCGTTCGGCTTCGCGCACGTCCGCCGCCTCGTCATAGCGAACAACGTCCAGCTCGCGATGGAGCTCGAGCCCGTCCTGCGGCGGGAGCAGGTGGACTGCGTGGTCTACGACTTCTTCGAGGTGGGCGCGGCCTGGGCCGCGGAGCGCGTCGGCATCCCCTTCGTGAGCGCCGGAAACATGGGCACCACCCTCACCCGGGACGAGTTGCCACTGATGTTCAACGTGTTGCCGAAGATGCGGCACTTCAGCCGGATCCCCGCGCTGGCGCACGGGTTGCTCGGCCAGCTTCTCTCCCTGCGTGAACCCCGGGAGAAGCTCGGCCTGCCCCCCTACAAGGGCCGGACGGCGGAGCTGGTCCAGGGGATGATCTCCCCCCGGCTCCACATCATCATGAGCCACCAGGGCCTGGCCGGCGACATCCCGCTGCGAGACCGTCAGCTCTTCGTCGGGCCCACGACGTTCAACGTGCCCGCCAAGGGTCAGCAGCCGAGGGAGGCGCCGCGCGTGGCGCCCGGCACGGTGGTCATCAGCACGACGACGACGCCCGGGGACAACGGCCTGTTCCGGCGCGTGCTGGAGGCCGTCGCGCCGATGAACGTCCCCGTGCTCGCCACGTCCGCGGGCGCCCAGGACATCCCCGCCGGGCTCGGTTCCCACATCCGCATCGAGCGCTACGTCCCTCACGACGACGTGTTCCCCCAGGCCCATGCGCTCGTCACCCACGGTGGCTGGGGCACGGTGGGGCGCGCCCTGACCTACGGGCTGCCCATGCTGGTCATCCCCCTGTTCGGCGACCAGCCGTTGAACGCGTCGCTGGTGGAGCGCGCGGGGCTCGGGCGCTACCTGCCCCTGGACAAGGCGACACCCGAGACGATCCGCGCCGAGCTCCAGAAGCTCCTGGCGGACGAGGGCATCCGCAACCGCATGCGGAAGATCTCCGCGGAGATCAGGCAACTCAAGAGCGAGCAGGTCGCCGCCCAGGCGCTCGAGAAGATCGCCTTCGAGGGGAAGGTGGACGCCAGGGCCCGCGCCAACGCGGCCTAGCGCCCCCCATCCCTCCCTGGACACATCACCCATGAGCACCCTGACCGCCACCTCCCCCGCGGCGATGCCCGGCGAGCGCATCGACTACGCGAGTACACTCACCCCACGCACCAAGGCGCTCGTCCTGGCCGGCGTGATGCTGGCCCTGTTCCTGGCCGCGCTCGATCAGACGATCGTCTCCACGGCCCTGCCGCGCATCGTCTCCGAACTCCACGGCATGGAGTTCTTCGCGTGGACCTCGACGTCCTACCTGCTCGCCAGCACCACCCTGATACCCATCTACGGCAAGCTCTCGGACAGCCTCGGCCGGAAGACCGTCATCCTCGCGGGCATCGCCATCTTCCTCGTGGGCTCGGTGCTGTGCGGCCTGGCCGACTCCATGCTCGCGCTGGTGGTGTACCGGGGCATCCAGGGCATGGGAGCGGCGGCCATCACCTCCACCGCCTTCGCCGTCCCGGCGGACCTGTTCGTTCCCTCCGAGCGGGCCCGCTACCAGGGCATCTTCGGCACGGTGTTCGCCGTGTCCAGCATCGTCGGCCCGCTGCTCGGGGGCACGCTCACCGACACGGTGGGCTGGCGCTGGGTGTTCTTCATCAACCTGCCGCTCGGCGCCATCGCGGTCGCGTTCATCTGGACCAAGATGCCGCGCCTGCACAGTGGCGTGACCAGCAAGGTGGACTGGCTCGGCGCCCTGCTGCTCGTCGTCGCGACGGTGCCCTTCCTGCTCACGCTCCGGGGGGATCGCCCGCTCGCGGCGTGGCTGTCACCCGAGGTGCTCGGGATGCTCGCCGTGTCGCTCGTGGGGCTCGTGTTGTTCGTCCTCGTGGAGCGGCGCACCCCGC contains:
- a CDS encoding family 2B encapsulin nanocompartment shell protein yields the protein MANTTNPAGGGDAEQQQLSLATAAARQLATTTKSQPQMEEITPRWLLRILPWVEVSGVYRVNRRLTYTAGDDRLQFSNIGAKVQIIPQELNKLPLLRGFEDVDNLVVGTLANHFVQKEFKAGELIVEAGQPAEHVVLLAHGKAHKLGLGKYGDQVILDSLADGDHFGDEAVVESNDRWPFTVKAITPCIVMMLPQRVFETVINQSPVLNAHVERYKARLKKPQDKQGQAAIELSAGHHGEPTLPQTFVDYELKPREYELSVAQTILRVHTRVSDLFNDPMNQVAEQLRLTVEAIRERQEYEMINNREFGLLHNADLKQRINPRSGPPTPDDLDELISRRRKSRFLLAHPRTIAAFSQECNRRGIYPTCVEVQGRPVIGWRGVPLLPCDKIPITKERTSSIIVMRTGVDDQGVVGLHQTGIPDELQPSLSARRMEVNDKAITSYLVSAYYSVAPLVPDALGVLENVQLGR
- a CDS encoding TetR/AcrR family transcriptional regulator, which translates into the protein MRGILEATLEELASVGYGALRIEDVAARAGVNKTTIYRRWPTKQELVAAALRSVTAERIVPPNTGSLRGDLLETGRHMAEVMGSAQGQALRRILIAEERNPEFTDIAQQLRESMDALPLPVIEAAKARGEFAPGFDCVLIFKTLAGALQHRLFMERQEIDEGFLVQLVDLLLAGAMAPDRRR
- a CDS encoding glycosyltransferase, coding for MTSTTDASRKPATFLLTSTTAPGHFLRVLDLAQQLTSRGHRVLFKAKATMAAEVKAAGAEHLPYEHVLDIQDLGTLFPHASLPAWMPTIPFGFAHVRRLVIANNVQLAMELEPVLRREQVDCVVYDFFEVGAAWAAERVGIPFVSAGNMGTTLTRDELPLMFNVLPKMRHFSRIPALAHGLLGQLLSLREPREKLGLPPYKGRTAELVQGMISPRLHIIMSHQGLAGDIPLRDRQLFVGPTTFNVPAKGQQPREAPRVAPGTVVISTTTTPGDNGLFRRVLEAVAPMNVPVLATSAGAQDIPAGLGSHIRIERYVPHDDVFPQAHALVTHGGWGTVGRALTYGLPMLVIPLFGDQPLNASLVERAGLGRYLPLDKATPETIRAELQKLLADEGIRNRMRKISAEIRQLKSEQVAAQALEKIAFEGKVDARARANAA